A region from the uncultured Draconibacterium sp. genome encodes:
- a CDS encoding PAS domain S-box protein, protein MIYDKDSFLTGNIDDPAIHQKIIDALPIPIFYRNTEGVYQMCNAAHEKFTGKTKEQIVGKPLHEVHVKEMADKYMAQDKELIANPDVQVYNTQVRHGDGTSHHVILNKAVIRDNENKIVGIVGSINDVSELKRTEKRLEKAQETMRVSSQMIHKISSGIVMVDSDFKIVDSNEYFAKLMGEDAEELYETIPGLTGADAKGLVPDVVFKMISSVLSSGDELSERDLKFHNKLMHVSVRTLYKNKVVGVVFRDMSAPMLVQDEIINRARKINKQNIETVQKIAFLLGENAAETEELLNSIIETYRYGDDDKS, encoded by the coding sequence ATGATTTACGATAAAGACTCATTTCTGACGGGCAATATCGACGATCCGGCCATCCATCAGAAAATTATAGATGCCCTCCCCATTCCTATTTTTTACCGCAACACAGAAGGTGTTTACCAAATGTGCAATGCAGCCCACGAAAAATTTACAGGCAAAACCAAAGAGCAGATTGTTGGCAAACCTTTACACGAAGTGCATGTAAAAGAAATGGCCGATAAATACATGGCTCAGGATAAAGAACTGATTGCAAACCCTGATGTACAAGTTTATAATACGCAGGTACGCCATGGCGATGGCACTTCACATCATGTTATTTTAAACAAAGCCGTTATTCGCGACAACGAAAACAAAATTGTGGGTATTGTTGGTTCGATTAATGATGTATCCGAACTGAAACGAACTGAAAAACGCCTGGAAAAAGCACAGGAAACAATGCGCGTATCGTCGCAAATGATTCATAAAATTTCGTCAGGAATTGTAATGGTTGACAGCGACTTTAAGATTGTGGATTCGAACGAATATTTTGCCAAACTAATGGGGGAAGATGCCGAGGAGTTGTATGAAACAATACCGGGGCTAACCGGCGCCGATGCAAAAGGGCTGGTACCTGATGTGGTTTTTAAAATGATTTCGAGCGTATTATCGTCGGGGGATGAGCTGTCAGAACGCGATTTAAAATTCCATAACAAACTTATGCACGTTTCGGTGCGCACTTTGTATAAAAACAAAGTTGTTGGGGTTGTTTTTCGGGATATGTCGGCCCCCATGCTTGTGCAGGACGAAATAATAAACCGCGCACGAAAAATCAACAAACAAAATATTGAAACCGTGCAAAAAATTGCCTTTCTGCTCGGAGAGAATGCTGCTGAAACAGAAGAACTTTTGAATTCTATAATTGAAACCTATCGCTATGGTGACGACGACAAATCCTGA
- a CDS encoding SpoIIE family protein phosphatase gives MVTTTNPDYHVEIEFQQKKPKGEIACGDVFQSSIIREEGRTILVLSDGIGHGIKASVLATLTATMALKYSMLHTKPEVAARIIMETLPKSSDGKESYATFTIIELDDEGRTRIVNYDNPGILVIRNGVAMQGKEYHLTIEGEENEGKVLHCKEFTARKEDRIIFMSDGVPQSGLGNQRYPLGWSMENVEEFALNQIQRMPDISATKLARKIINQAVMNDQFSVKDDTSCGVMYFREPRKFMLITGPPFYKIKDFDFVGRIQDFEGKKIICGGTTAEIIARELNLTVEIQHGNKNLEELPPSAKMKGFEMVTEGILTLGKVEELLENYDSDTRLHDTTPEQIVKLLLQHDCIDIIVGTRINWAHQDPEQPLELELRKFVVKRIVKILIHKFFKKVKIEYV, from the coding sequence ATGGTGACGACGACAAATCCTGACTACCACGTTGAAATCGAGTTTCAGCAAAAAAAACCCAAAGGAGAGATTGCCTGTGGCGATGTTTTTCAATCGAGCATTATTCGTGAAGAAGGCCGAACAATACTGGTATTAAGCGATGGAATTGGACACGGTATAAAAGCAAGTGTTTTAGCCACATTAACGGCAACCATGGCTTTAAAATATTCGATGCTGCATACCAAACCCGAGGTTGCTGCACGTATTATTATGGAAACGCTGCCCAAAAGCAGCGACGGCAAAGAATCCTATGCCACCTTTACCATTATTGAATTGGATGACGAAGGCCGCACACGTATTGTAAACTACGACAACCCCGGAATTTTAGTGATTAGAAACGGAGTAGCAATGCAAGGAAAGGAATACCACCTAACCATTGAGGGGGAGGAAAACGAGGGAAAAGTTTTGCACTGCAAAGAGTTTACTGCCCGCAAAGAAGACCGCATTATTTTTATGTCGGATGGTGTGCCGCAATCGGGCCTGGGCAACCAACGCTATCCTCTGGGTTGGAGCATGGAAAACGTTGAAGAATTTGCCTTAAACCAGATACAACGCATGCCCGACATTTCGGCCACCAAACTGGCCCGGAAAATTATTAACCAGGCTGTAATGAATGATCAGTTTTCGGTAAAAGACGACACCAGCTGCGGGGTTATGTATTTTCGCGAACCACGCAAGTTTATGCTAATTACCGGCCCCCCGTTTTACAAAATAAAAGATTTCGATTTTGTAGGTCGCATACAGGATTTTGAAGGTAAAAAAATTATTTGCGGAGGTACAACTGCCGAAATTATTGCCCGCGAACTAAACCTTACCGTCGAAATTCAACACGGTAACAAGAACCTTGAGGAACTGCCACCCAGTGCGAAAATGAAAGGATTTGAAATGGTTACCGAAGGCATTTTAACACTTGGAAAGGTGGAAGAACTGCTGGAGAATTACGATAGCGATACCCGGCTGCACGATACCACTCCTGAACAAATAGTAAAACTATTACTGCAACACGATTGTATTGACATTATTGTTGGTACAAGAATTAACTGGGCGCACCAGGATCCGGAACAACCACTGGAACTCGAACTTCGCAAATTTGTGGTAAAACGCATCGTTAAAATACTCATTCACAAGTTTTTCAAAAAAGTAAAAATTGAATATGTATGA
- a CDS encoding folylpolyglutamate synthase/dihydrofolate synthase family protein — protein sequence MDYKATLNYLFEQLPVFQRTGPAAYKNNLDNTLQLDELYHHPHRNYKTIHVAGTNGKGSVSHMLASVLQAAGYKTGLYTSPHLKDFRERIKINGEMIEEEMVVDWVRAFRTNNELWKISPSFFELTVALAFDYFAQRKVDVAVIEVGLGGRLDSTNIITPDLSIITNIGLDHTNLLGNTFEEIAAEKAGVIKKDVPVVIGTSQQETAAVFTKKAKEAGASIHFSDQEYVVNYAMLTMKGKQRLSVQATGQDVLQGLELDLLGQYQHKNIPAVLKSIEILNAKGYSITDNNIRDGLSNVIKTTGLLGRWQVLGTNPLIVCDTGHNEDGIRAIVNQLKNTAYKKLYFIIGTVGDKDPDKVLALLPLEATYYFVKAAIPRAMSAELLAEKAGKFNLEGKVFASVADAFLYAKKQAETNDLIFVGGSTFVVAEVL from the coding sequence TTGGATTATAAAGCGACTTTAAATTATTTGTTTGAGCAGTTGCCTGTGTTTCAGCGAACAGGGCCGGCTGCTTACAAAAATAACCTTGATAATACTTTACAGCTTGATGAATTGTATCATCACCCTCACCGAAACTACAAAACAATTCATGTAGCCGGCACCAATGGCAAAGGTTCCGTGTCGCACATGTTGGCATCGGTGTTGCAAGCTGCCGGTTACAAAACAGGTTTGTATACTTCTCCTCATTTAAAAGACTTTCGGGAAAGGATAAAAATTAACGGAGAAATGATTGAGGAAGAAATGGTTGTTGACTGGGTAAGAGCGTTTAGAACTAACAACGAATTGTGGAAAATTAGTCCTTCGTTTTTTGAACTAACCGTAGCTTTGGCATTTGATTATTTTGCACAAAGGAAAGTGGATGTGGCTGTGATTGAAGTTGGCCTTGGAGGCAGGCTTGATTCAACCAATATAATTACTCCTGATTTGAGCATTATAACCAATATTGGTCTCGACCATACCAACTTGTTGGGAAATACTTTTGAGGAGATAGCGGCAGAAAAGGCTGGTGTTATTAAAAAGGATGTGCCTGTGGTTATTGGAACTTCACAGCAGGAAACGGCTGCTGTTTTTACTAAAAAAGCAAAAGAGGCCGGTGCTTCCATTCATTTCTCAGACCAGGAATATGTTGTTAATTATGCCATGTTAACAATGAAAGGGAAGCAACGGTTGAGTGTGCAGGCAACAGGCCAGGATGTGCTTCAGGGATTAGAACTTGACTTGCTGGGGCAGTATCAGCACAAAAATATTCCGGCGGTATTAAAATCGATTGAAATTTTAAACGCTAAAGGCTATTCTATTACCGATAATAATATTCGTGATGGATTATCGAATGTTATAAAAACTACAGGACTGCTCGGAAGGTGGCAGGTACTTGGTACCAACCCTTTAATAGTTTGCGATACCGGGCATAATGAAGATGGAATACGGGCAATTGTAAATCAACTTAAAAATACTGCCTACAAAAAATTATATTTTATTATTGGAACGGTTGGCGATAAAGATCCGGATAAAGTTCTGGCATTGTTGCCATTGGAAGCTACTTACTATTTTGTAAAAGCCGCTATTCCGCGGGCAATGTCAGCTGAGTTACTTGCTGAAAAAGCCGGCAAATTCAATTTAGAAGGAAAGGTGTTTGCTTCGGTGGCTGATGCTTTTTTGTACGCCAAAAAACAAGCAGAAACAAATGATTTGATTTTTGTAGGAGGCAGTACTTTTGTGGTGGCAGAAGTGCTTTGA
- a CDS encoding DRTGG domain-containing protein, whose amino-acid sequence MKVSELVDKFGLKVFSGKTGLENEITGGYVSDLLSDVMGNANEGQVWITLQTHQNVMAIASLKELAAVILVKGFEPDEDTVAHSNEEGIPVLGTDKATFEMAGNLFITIT is encoded by the coding sequence ATGAAGGTTTCTGAACTGGTAGATAAATTTGGATTAAAAGTATTTTCCGGCAAAACAGGTCTCGAGAATGAGATTACAGGAGGGTACGTTTCTGATTTGCTAAGCGATGTAATGGGAAATGCCAACGAAGGACAAGTGTGGATTACCCTGCAAACCCACCAGAATGTAATGGCAATAGCCTCACTTAAAGAGTTGGCTGCCGTTATTCTGGTAAAAGGTTTTGAACCCGATGAAGACACCGTGGCACACAGCAACGAAGAGGGTATACCTGTTTTGGGAACCGATAAGGCAACCTTTGAAATGGCCGGAAATTTATTCATAACAATAACTTAG
- a CDS encoding ATP-binding protein, which yields MRTLSEHILDIVQNSISANATLIEIIVEEDKINDLCSLIINDNGCGMDKETLVKAVNPFFTSRTTRKVGLGLPLLKQNAEASGGSFSLASELNSGTRLTATFKLSNIDRPPLGDIWETLYLLLLSYKKGNLVYLHKTSLGEFSLSSDELREVLGDVSFQQKEIRHGILELIKSNLEDIKAIK from the coding sequence ATGAGAACATTGTCGGAACATATTCTGGATATTGTGCAAAACTCGATTAGCGCAAATGCCACGTTGATTGAAATCATAGTTGAGGAAGATAAAATAAATGACCTTTGTTCTTTGATTATTAATGATAACGGCTGTGGAATGGATAAGGAAACGCTGGTCAAAGCCGTAAACCCGTTCTTTACATCGCGAACAACACGAAAAGTTGGTTTGGGACTTCCACTGTTAAAACAAAATGCAGAAGCATCAGGAGGTAGCTTTTCGCTGGCATCGGAACTTAACTCGGGCACCCGGTTAACAGCTACTTTTAAACTGTCGAATATCGACAGGCCACCTTTGGGTGATATTTGGGAAACTTTATACCTCTTACTGCTGAGTTATAAAAAAGGAAACCTGGTTTACCTGCACAAAACAAGCCTGGGAGAATTTAGTTTGAGTTCGGATGAGTTGCGTGAAGTGCTTGGAGATGTGTCGTTTCAGCAAAAAGAAATCAGACACGGAATTCTGGAATTAATAAAATCAAACTTAGAGGATATTAAAGCAATAAAATAA
- a CDS encoding [Fe-Fe] hydrogenase large subunit C-terminal domain-containing protein — translation MKIVEKYHAIKVDTKKCMGCTHCMKACPTEAIRIKGGVAAINADRCVDCGNCLRACPVDAFYVNHDNLEQLQNYKYRVALFPSVMIGQFPDIYSEGKIYEALQKLGFTHIFEVEQPISILIEKIKEEVAKATHKPLISSFCPAIVRLIQSRYPSLVENIVPLKAPHDLAAHYAIEKLTRQGIKRNEIGIFYISPCSAKMAAVKRPLGEKESVVDGLINMNDLYNQVLRVIEKEEKSDTSALRENLTLDGIVWSLPRGEARHFKRHSMAVDGIHNVVKILERMENDEVPVIDFLELKSCHQGCAGGILLTGNRFLTVERLQKRSKRYPKASELSSEKVSTEVMEKIKAAPIEPNYVFALDTNRLKALEKMQKADRILCQLPGIDCGGCGAPNCHALAEDMVQGKAKMTDCIFLQNRYLNEKKITIEKATKNLEKAWGKNRFDADCNKKGGRNEGF, via the coding sequence ATGAAGATTGTTGAGAAATATCATGCTATAAAAGTGGATACGAAGAAATGTATGGGCTGCACCCATTGCATGAAAGCGTGCCCAACAGAAGCCATTCGAATAAAAGGTGGTGTTGCTGCTATTAATGCCGATCGTTGTGTTGATTGCGGAAACTGTTTGCGGGCATGCCCAGTAGATGCTTTTTATGTAAATCATGATAATCTTGAACAACTACAAAATTACAAGTACAGGGTGGCTTTGTTTCCCTCGGTAATGATTGGCCAGTTTCCGGATATTTATTCTGAAGGAAAAATTTATGAAGCACTGCAGAAACTTGGGTTTACCCATATTTTTGAGGTTGAACAGCCTATTTCGATACTGATTGAAAAAATTAAAGAGGAAGTGGCCAAAGCAACACACAAACCATTAATTTCTTCCTTTTGTCCGGCCATTGTCCGACTAATTCAATCGCGCTATCCTTCGTTGGTTGAAAATATTGTACCCTTAAAAGCACCTCACGATTTGGCCGCCCATTATGCCATTGAAAAACTTACCCGGCAAGGCATTAAACGCAACGAGATTGGTATCTTTTACATCTCGCCCTGTTCGGCAAAAATGGCAGCCGTTAAACGTCCGCTGGGCGAAAAAGAATCGGTGGTTGATGGCCTGATCAACATGAATGATTTGTACAACCAGGTGTTGCGAGTAATTGAGAAAGAGGAAAAAAGCGATACTTCGGCATTACGAGAAAACTTAACACTTGACGGTATTGTATGGAGTTTACCCCGCGGAGAAGCCAGGCATTTTAAGCGCCACTCAATGGCAGTTGACGGTATTCATAATGTAGTAAAAATACTGGAACGCATGGAGAACGACGAAGTTCCGGTAATCGATTTTTTGGAATTAAAGTCCTGTCATCAGGGCTGTGCCGGAGGAATTTTGTTAACAGGAAATCGTTTTCTGACTGTTGAACGTTTGCAAAAACGATCGAAGAGATATCCGAAAGCAAGCGAGTTGAGTTCGGAAAAAGTGAGTACGGAGGTAATGGAAAAAATAAAGGCCGCACCCATTGAACCCAACTATGTATTTGCGCTCGATACCAACCGCCTGAAAGCCTTGGAAAAAATGCAAAAAGCCGATCGGATCTTATGTCAGCTGCCGGGTATTGATTGTGGTGGCTGTGGAGCTCCCAATTGCCACGCATTGGCCGAAGACATGGTGCAGGGAAAAGCAAAAATGACCGATTGTATTTTTCTGCAAAACCGTTATTTGAACGAGAAAAAAATTACCATAGAAAAAGCGACAAAAAACCTGGAAAAAGCCTGGGGGAAAAATCGTTTTGATGCAGACTGTAATAAAAAAGGAGGAAGAAATGAAGGTTTCTGA
- a CDS encoding ATP-binding protein produces the protein MKLEFDIASGDFGMAGKASSQIKKMLKQLQVEPKVIKRIVVAIYEAEVNIVAHSVGGKLLAEIDESGISVVVKDEGPGIEDIKKAMQEGFSTASKAVRNMGFGAGMGLPNIKKNTDEFQIESEVGKGTTLTFRNNF, from the coding sequence ATGAAATTAGAATTTGACATAGCGAGTGGCGATTTTGGTATGGCCGGTAAAGCATCGAGCCAAATAAAAAAAATGCTGAAACAATTACAGGTTGAACCTAAGGTGATTAAACGGATTGTTGTGGCTATATACGAGGCCGAAGTTAATATTGTAGCCCACTCGGTTGGAGGAAAATTGCTAGCTGAAATTGATGAATCGGGTATAAGCGTGGTGGTTAAAGACGAAGGGCCGGGTATTGAAGACATAAAAAAAGCCATGCAGGAAGGCTTTTCCACAGCTTCAAAAGCTGTGCGGAATATGGGTTTTGGTGCCGGAATGGGATTGCCGAATATTAAAAAAAACACCGACGAGTTTCAGATTGAAAGCGAGGTGGGGAAAGGAACAACTTTAACTTTCAGAAATAATTTTTAG
- a CDS encoding PHP domain-containing protein: protein MQKFRADLHIHTVLSPCADLEMTPQQIVEQAQKAGLHIIGITDHNSTRNAKVIRNLAQKSGILVLTGAEVTTKEEVHCLVFFDNDQALDNFQQYLEENISRIPNPDGHFGYQPVVDAEENVIELVPYYLTSALKKGISSVQRYVHELGGIFIPAHVNRPMNGLFSHLGFIPKNLEFDAMGITGKTTEKHVRKHYVLENKISLIYNSDAHFLEQIGSAFSVFNLSELSFYEVKMALNQQDGRFVELL from the coding sequence GTGCAAAAATTCAGGGCCGACCTACATATTCATACCGTACTTTCGCCCTGTGCCGATTTGGAAATGACACCACAGCAAATTGTGGAGCAGGCCCAAAAGGCAGGCTTGCATATTATTGGCATAACCGATCATAACTCAACACGTAATGCCAAAGTTATTCGCAACCTGGCTCAAAAATCAGGAATACTGGTTTTAACCGGAGCCGAGGTAACAACAAAAGAAGAAGTGCACTGTCTGGTCTTTTTTGATAACGATCAGGCCTTAGACAACTTTCAGCAATACCTCGAAGAAAATATTTCCCGAATTCCGAATCCAGACGGACATTTTGGCTACCAGCCCGTGGTTGATGCTGAAGAAAACGTAATTGAACTTGTTCCGTACTACCTGACTTCCGCCTTAAAAAAGGGAATAAGCTCGGTGCAGAGGTACGTGCACGAACTGGGTGGTATTTTTATCCCGGCCCATGTTAACCGGCCCATGAACGGCTTATTCAGTCACCTCGGATTTATACCTAAAAACCTGGAATTTGACGCAATGGGAATAACAGGTAAAACCACTGAAAAGCATGTTCGAAAACATTATGTTTTAGAAAATAAAATTTCGTTAATTTATAATTCAGATGCGCACTTTTTAGAACAGATTGGCTCGGCTTTTTCTGTTTTTAATCTTAGTGAATTAAGTTTTTATGAGGTTAAAATGGCACTGAATCAGCAAGATGGGAGATTTGTAGAGTTACTATGA